The Petrocella atlantisensis genome has a window encoding:
- a CDS encoding cupin domain-containing protein, protein MGNMDSKIIEEIVRNVLLEMNKGQQDFIKETDKSGVSVIKTETVRPGKFDTGKDGDKVYLKDVLTVKESPRLGCGVMEMDTSTFDWTLKYDEVDYIIEGTLEIIVGDRKITGEKGDIIFIPKNTSIKFSAPCHTRFLYVVYPANWDEL, encoded by the coding sequence ATGGGTAATATGGACAGCAAAATAATAGAAGAGATTGTCAGAAATGTTTTGCTAGAAATGAACAAAGGACAACAAGATTTTATCAAAGAAACCGATAAGAGTGGTGTATCTGTCATTAAGACAGAAACCGTTCGTCCAGGTAAATTTGACACAGGCAAAGACGGAGACAAAGTATACCTAAAGGATGTTTTGACTGTGAAGGAAAGTCCTAGGTTAGGTTGCGGTGTTATGGAAATGGATACATCCACCTTTGACTGGACTTTGAAGTATGATGAAGTGGATTATATTATTGAAGGCACATTAGAGATCATCGTCGGTGACCGTAAGATCACAGGAGAAAAAGGTGACATCATCTTTATCCCTAAAAACACATCAATAAAATTCAGTGCACCCTGTCATACCCGGTTTCTATATGTTGTATATCCCGCCAATTGGGATGAGTTATAA
- a CDS encoding Crp/Fnr family transcriptional regulator: MKNLLDHKNNYTLLKAIPEEYLLESLHHQTMKIVPYSKDQVIHFEGDLCACAELILSGQVVVERIDESGNLMTIATLLPDDILGGNLVFSKNPHYPMTVTAKTETTLLVLKKELLFDLCSSNTTFLRLFLEYISDHAMHLGDRIKHYVNRTIRESLMAYLKNEYVLQGSNKILLRTSKKALAERIGVQRTSLSRELQKMKNDGLIDYDGTSITLLNHL, translated from the coding sequence ATGAAAAACTTACTTGATCATAAAAATAATTATACACTTCTAAAGGCTATTCCAGAAGAATACCTCCTAGAAAGCCTTCATCATCAAACAATGAAAATAGTGCCCTATAGCAAAGATCAAGTCATACATTTTGAAGGGGATCTTTGTGCTTGTGCAGAACTCATACTAAGTGGCCAGGTGGTTGTCGAACGCATTGATGAATCAGGTAACCTTATGACCATTGCAACACTCTTGCCGGATGATATACTTGGTGGCAATCTGGTTTTTTCTAAAAATCCTCATTACCCCATGACGGTTACCGCCAAAACCGAAACCACATTGTTGGTTCTAAAAAAAGAACTTTTATTTGACCTATGTTCCAGCAACACGACCTTTTTAAGGCTTTTTCTGGAATATATCTCCGATCATGCTATGCACCTTGGTGATCGAATCAAACATTATGTCAATCGCACAATACGTGAAAGCCTAATGGCTTATCTAAAAAACGAATATGTGCTTCAAGGTTCTAATAAGATCCTATTACGCACATCAAAAAAGGCGCTTGCTGAACGCATTGGCGTTCAACGCACCTCTTTATCTCGTGAACTTCAAAAGATGAAAAATGATGGTCTTATTGATTATGACGGAACCAGCATCACCCTACTCAATCATTTATAA
- a CDS encoding 4Fe-4S binding protein produces MKNIRIMTQIIFLIFFSFVIVNGNMVLWLVIFLLSLLGAAVFGRFYCGYICPMNTAMGVTAKLAKRLNWQMKSVPKVLKSKSLPWIVLVLMIATMIVSKRVLQLELPILLMLMALSIIITLRYEEYVFHNHVCPYGALLSLTGKGAKFSTKVDTSQCIGCKKCEKVCPSMAVKVDEKEKVAKINPALCHQCQSCTLICPTKAIRYTKI; encoded by the coding sequence ATGAAAAATATAAGGATAATGACTCAAATTATTTTCTTAATTTTTTTCTCATTTGTCATAGTCAATGGGAATATGGTCTTGTGGCTAGTTATTTTTTTGCTGAGTTTACTGGGCGCAGCAGTATTTGGACGTTTTTATTGTGGTTATATATGCCCCATGAACACAGCTATGGGTGTCACAGCAAAACTTGCCAAGCGTTTAAATTGGCAGATGAAATCTGTACCAAAAGTATTAAAAAGCAAGAGCCTTCCTTGGATTGTCTTAGTTCTGATGATTGCAACGATGATTGTTTCAAAAAGAGTTTTGCAACTAGAATTACCCATATTATTGATGCTAATGGCTTTGTCCATTATTATCACACTAAGATATGAAGAATATGTGTTCCATAATCATGTATGTCCTTATGGGGCCTTGTTAAGCTTAACGGGAAAAGGGGCAAAGTTCTCTACAAAAGTAGATACGTCTCAGTGTATAGGGTGTAAAAAATGTGAAAAAGTTTGTCCTTCTATGGCGGTAAAAGTGGATGAAAAAGAAAAGGTGGCCAAGATTAATCCGGCATTATGTCATCAGTGTCAATCTTGCACCTTAATATGCCCAACTAAAGCCATTCGTTATACAAAAATCTAA
- a CDS encoding cupin domain-containing protein → MIEKVFNMTNGNDPMIEKVIQDENVHYIHMIFNKDEGLPEHFANSNVYMTVLRGTLSIALDEQEVHRYGAYSILKIPFKTKMNVKNLDEEVLELIVLKAPAPQNA, encoded by the coding sequence ATGATTGAAAAAGTATTTAACATGACCAACGGGAACGATCCTATGATTGAAAAAGTCATTCAAGATGAGAATGTGCATTATATTCACATGATCTTTAACAAAGATGAGGGATTGCCGGAACATTTTGCTAATTCCAATGTGTATATGACGGTACTTCGAGGTACTTTATCCATAGCTCTGGATGAACAGGAAGTGCACCGTTACGGAGCTTATTCCATATTGAAGATTCCTTTTAAAACAAAAATGAACGTGAAGAATCTAGATGAAGAAGTATTAGAACTTATTGTGTTAAAAGCCCCAGCCCCTCAGAATGCATAA
- a CDS encoding DUF5320 domain-containing protein, giving the protein MARRDGTGPMGLGPLTGRGLGVCAGSRAVRYGAGLGMGLGLGLKMACRRGFGRGYGRNTMNIDQNTNLDQKDRLHEEKEILQKRLEAIDKALEKL; this is encoded by the coding sequence ATGGCAAGAAGAGATGGAACAGGACCAATGGGCTTAGGTCCGTTAACCGGAAGAGGTTTAGGTGTTTGTGCTGGATCTAGGGCGGTCAGATATGGTGCAGGACTTGGTATGGGATTAGGTCTTGGACTTAAGATGGCATGCCGACGTGGTTTTGGACGTGGCTACGGAAGAAATACTATGAATATCGATCAAAACACAAACTTAGATCAGAAGGATCGACTTCATGAAGAAAAAGAAATACTACAAAAAAGACTAGAAGCGATTGATAAAGCATTAGAGAAATTATAG
- a CDS encoding NifB/NifX family molybdenum-iron cluster-binding protein, protein MKIVIPVDENNRETDVCISFGRTPYFWIHDTVTKEDIFLTNEAAESRGGAGIKAAQTIVDHKIDVLLTPRCGENAAEVLKAGDTKIYKIIGGTALENINAYLSGKLSELHEIHAGFHGHGEN, encoded by the coding sequence ATGAAAATTGTCATACCAGTAGATGAGAATAATAGAGAAACCGATGTGTGCATATCTTTTGGACGTACACCTTATTTCTGGATACATGATACTGTAACAAAAGAAGACATATTTCTTACAAACGAGGCAGCTGAAAGCAGAGGTGGGGCAGGTATAAAAGCGGCACAAACCATTGTAGACCATAAAATCGATGTATTGTTGACCCCGAGATGTGGTGAAAATGCTGCGGAGGTCCTAAAAGCCGGAGATACAAAAATCTACAAAATAATAGGTGGTACAGCCCTAGAAAATATAAACGCTTATTTGTCCGGAAAACTGTCAGAACTTCATGAGATTCATGCAGGGTTTCATGGACATGGAGAAAACTAG